A segment of the Hallerella succinigenes genome:
TTCAAAAATGGGAGCTTTATATGGTGGGTCGAATTCGGAAGCCTGCCTGAATGGAGAATGCTCCCCGGGGCTTTGGCTTGGAAACGGCGCCTTATCGGATACCTGGGGGCTTGCGCATGAATATGCGCATGGCATGCAGGGCGTGGCAGGATGGATGGGGAATAATTCCCACACGGGCTGGATTGCGGAATCCCATGCAAACTGGATGGCGCATCAGGTTTACCCGACAGATGCGCATTACTGTTCCGAGGCTCTGATCAATTTTCCGTACCTGTATTACGGTTCTACCCGAGACCGCTACTGCAACTGGCAATTTATGGAGCATTTGAAGGAAGAATTCGGGGGTGGCTATGCTGGCGCCATGGAATTCAATCGGATCTGGATGGAATCGGTGGGGGACGACGGAACGGAAGCGCGTATGTTGCAGACTCCGTTCACCGCAATGATGATGGTGTATGGCTGGAGCCTCGATTCTCTAAACAAACAGTTTGGAAAGTTTGCCATGAAAAATGCGACCCTTGAATATGCGCCGGCAAAGAAGGCTCTTTATCAAAAAACTTGGGGCGATTATGAATTCGAAACACGCCGTGCGACAGGTTGGGGGGACATTTATCGCAGACATCCCCGTGTGACCATGATGAATCGCTTGGATTCGGCAAATAATCGCTATATCTCCCCAAGTTATTGGGCTCCGCAGCGTTTGGGATACAATTTGGTGCGCATTTATCCGGATTCAACAGGAAAGGTGACGGTAAAATTCCGTGGCATTGTACAGCATGAAAAAGTGGTCAGCGGCTATACCTGCTTTGGCGATAATACGGATTACTACGACAAAGTTTATCATTGGTGCAATTATTCGCCGGATACGATTCCCGAAGCGGCGAGCCAGTGGGCTTTTGGACTTGTTGCCGAAGGCTCGGACGGATCGCCGCGTTACAGCGAAATGAAGCTCGATACGGCGGGAAATATTTCGATTGAGGTGCAGAATTCTGATAAGGCGCTTTGGCTTTCCGTAACCGCGGCTCCTTCGAAAATGCATACGATCCTTTGGGACCAGTTCTATTACAGCATTTATCGATACCCTTATATGATTGAAGTGGAAAACGGTAAACCGGAAGGATTCCAGGAGAACGCCTGGGTTCCGAGTAGTACTGCGAATTATTCCAGACATTCCAATGGAGGTGGCTGGGTTAGCAATAGCGCAAGCGTGGCTTCGACGGTTTATGTGGGCCCGAATGCCGTGGTAAACGGCGGAAATATCAGCGGCAATGTGCGGATAGAAGACTTTGCCGTGGTGAATGGTGGAACGATTAGCGGAAGTGCGGTCCTTCGTGGACGTGCTTTGGTTACCGGAGGAACGATTTCCGATAATGTAATCCTAGAAGATGACGCTTGGCTTATCAGTGGAAAAATATCCGAAAATGCGAAAGTCGGCGCCTTGTCGATGATCGTCAACAGTACTATTGGAGGGAGTGCAGAAATCTACGGCGTGATGTGGGCTGTTGCCGATAAGACGGTGAACGGAACGGCTCAGCTTCGTGGTGATTTGGAAAATAATTTTACGTCGACGATTTCGAAAGGCGTGTTTTATGGCGTGGTCGATGATGGTATGCTGACCTTGGACAATTACGGAGCGAACCGTACGGAAGCGGTTCCCGAAGTGACGGCAAGTATTGAAAATGCGGCTTGGTATGAAATTGAAGACGACAAGACTTCGGTCAAGGATCGGACCCCTGTGGCGGAAAAGCTTTCGGCGGTGAAAATCGGAGAAACTCTAGTGGTGAAGCTCCCGACAGGCTCCAAGATGCTTTATGTAACGGATTTTCGCGGTAAAGTTCTGAAAAGCCAAAAGGTGGATTCTCGTTCGGTGAATGTGGAAATTCGAGATTTTGCGAAGGGAAATTACATCTTGATGGTGAAATCGTCCGAGGGACTCCATAATGTCCGCTTTACAAGGTAAAAACGGGATTTTTCTGAAGTTCCATGTTGGAATAAGGGAGAGGACTTGAAGCCTTTCCGAAAATTTCGTAAATTGGAAATGTGATTCTGCGGGGGTGCTCTGGTTTCGACAGGGCTGCTGAAGCGTGAGTTGCGTGCCGAGGGTCTGGCTGGCCTCGTAAAAAAGCCGGAAAACAATAAGTGCTAACGAAGATTACGCACTCGCTGCTTAATTTATAGCAACGCTGGAACTGGAGCCCCTCCCACGGGATTCAGACCTCCAGTCGCAATGTGGGATAGGATGGCGTCATGCTCTGGGGCGACTTCCAAAATTTACAGAGCTGGCTGGAACCTGCGCCGACCTTCTTGGGCGTAGAGACCGGTGAGACCTTAAATACGAAGGGAACGCACGTAGGAATGAACGGGGACGTGGTTTTGGACAGGAGTTCGACTCTCCTCACCTCCATCTTCGAAAAGCGGTCGCTCTAGGAGCGACCGCTTTTGCATTTTAAAGATTCTGTATAATCTTTAACGGATTGCCTTAAAGAAGGCGCGGAGCTTGTCTGCATCCTTCTTTCCGTGGGTAGCTTCGAGGGATGTCGAAAGATCGACGAGTTCCGGTTCAAAGCGCTTAACGATTTCTGCGATGTTTTCCGGGGAAATGCCTCCGGCCATCCAGAGAGCTTCCTGGGCACGCACGGCGTCCACAAGAGCGTCATCGATGCGTTTTCCCGTTCCGCCGACAACATCGGGCACGTAAGCGTCGATCAGAGTACGCGGAAGGCTGTGCTTGGAAGCTGCAATCAGAGCTTCGACTTCGGACATGGACTGCAGACGGACTGTGGAGTAGTAGCCGATGTTTGCACTTTCTGCTTCTGCAGGAATCGCTACGCCGTGGAACTGGACCGCGTCCAAAACGCCTTCGGATGCAAGTGCAATCGCGGTCTTTTCTTCGGCGGTGCCGTGGTCTGCAACGACGCCCACGCAGAGAGGCGCCTGCCCTTTGAATTTTTCTTTCAAGCTCTGGACGATCTTTCGCGTGTCGGCTTCGTTTGTGTTGCGCGGGCTTTTGCTGTAGAACATAAAGCCGAGCATGTTTGCTCCGAGTTCCGCTGCGAGAAGCGCGTCTTCGACGTTCGTAATGCCGCAGATTTTAGCGAGAGGCTTGCCGGGGAAGTTCTTGCGGATTTCTTCACGCTTTTCGGCGTATGCTTTCCAAAATTTTCCGTAGCCGTTTGGTTCTGCGCCGAGGAAGGCGCTGACGAGATTCTTGGCGGAGTCTGGCGACTTTGCCGCTGCTTCTCCGATGAGAATGCCTTCAAAGCCCAGACGGCGGGCGAAAGCGGCATCGCTGGGTTCCTTGACGCCGCTTTCGAAAACGGCGCGAGGTCCGAGTTCTTTGCGGAATGCGGCTGGGATCAGCGGATCGATGTGGAAGTTGCGCAGGTCGCGGGCGTTCACGCCGGCGACGCATTCACCGTCTTTTTGTACAAGCTTTAACTTGCGAAGATCGTCTTCGGTGCGGACTTCGACAAATGGAGTCATGCCGAGTTCTCGTGCGCGGTTCGCCATGGCGCACAAGGTAGAATCGTCGAGAATGCGGGCGATCAAAAGGACTGCATCAGCACCAAAGTCGTAGGCGACGTCGATTTCTTCTGGGGAAAGGAGAAAATCCTTGCGCAGAATGGCACAGTTCGGAGCCGCAGCGGCGACTTTCAAAATATCGGCGAGGGATCCGTTAAAGTAATTGCCTTCTGTGAGAACGGAAATCGCGCTGGTACCGGCTTCGGCATACTTGCGAGCGGTTTCGACCGGGTCGAGTCCCATGGCAATGTTTCCTTTGGACGGAGAGGAACGCTTGACTTCAAGAATGGTTCCCGGCTTTGCGATAAACGGGTGCAGTGGGCGAGTGCGTTTGGGACGTTCGAATCCAAAACAGATTCCCAGACGTTCGATATCCGCTTTGCGCTTGGCTACGATTTCTGCTAGAATGTCTCGACTCATAAGAACCTCTCAAACAAAAAGGCAACTCGAAAGAGTCGCCTTTTTTGATAAACTGAATTTTTCAGGATTAGATGCCGAAAGCGTCGTTTGCTGCATCAAGAGTGCTTGCGCTGTCTTGAGCCGGAGCTTTTGCATTTGCCTGCTGAATTTCGGCAACCTTAGCATTTTCGCGGGCTTCAGCTTCTTCCTTGGAAAGGATCGTAAGCTTGTTGTCCTTGAATTTGTCCATTGCAATCGTCGTCGGCTTCATTTCAAGCGTCAAATAGCCAGATCTGGCCTGTTCGTTGATGAAGCGTGCTTCATGAGCCATCATGACAACAGCACGAAACGTGGAGCCTTTGCAAGCTTCGCTAGCGTAGATATCGTCAAGGTAAACACGATGATTAGACATAAGCCACCTTGTTAGGTTTTTAGAAGAGGGAGAGGGATTCGAACCCTCGTTACAATTAAGTAAACACGCTTTCCAAGCGTGCGCCTTCAACCACTCGGCCATCCCTCCAAAGGATGCGTGTCAAATATAACTAAAATGGGCGCTTCGTCAAGACGAAATGCCCAAAAAAGTGAATTTTTTTTGAAAAATCCAAAAAAAAGTGAAATCAGTGTTCCAAACGGTGTAGTTCGTCGGAAAGATCGCGAATCAGCGGTTCAATCGTTGCTGCAGAGAAGTCAAAACGGATATTCGCCTTTGCAAAAAGTTCCGGGAGCGGACGGCTTGCACCGAGAGCTTCAGCCGCAAAAAGGTCTTCAAGACCCTTCTGCGGGTTCTTCTTGAAGTTTTCCCAGACCTGTAGGGCACCGAGCTGGGCTATTCCGTATTCGATATAGTAGAACGGGACTTCGAAGATGTGCAACTGCTTTTGCCACAGATAGGCGCGTTCGTCGTCGAGACCTGTGTAATCCACTCCTGCTTCGTAACGGTCCATCACCGAGAGCCACATTTCCTTTCGGTCTGCGGCGGTGTGGTTCGGGTGGGAATACATCAAATGCTGGAAGGAATCGATCGAAGCGACCCACGGGAAGAGCCAGATGATTTCTTCGAGTTCATCGGCACGGCTGCGGTTTGCGTCTTCGGGGTTCGGATAGAACGGAGAAAGATCTGTGGAACCGATGAGTTCCATGCTCATGCTTGAGACTTCGGCGAATTCCGAAGGCACATTGTGGTAAGCGGTAAGCGGAAGGCTCGAAACGCCAAACTGTTGGAATGAGTGACCACTTTCGTGGAGCAGTGTGTAAATATCTCCATCCGTTCCGGCCGCATTCATAAAGATGAACGGACGTTCGCTTTCTTCAAAGCCGATCTGGTATCCGCCCGGAGCCTTGCCCATACGGCAGTCCGGATCGATCAGGTGTTCGCGTTGCATGGTGCGGAACCAGGCGGAAGTTTTCGGGGAAAGTTTGTCAAAAATCTGACCGACTTTTTCGATGAGTTCGGCACCTGTCTTGAAAGGTTTGAGCGGCGGGCGAGAAAGCGCGTCGACCTTGGTATCCCATGGACGAAGCTTTTGAAGATTCATCTTTTGAGCCTTGGACTTGTAAATGTCCTTGAGGTACGGAAGGATGATCTTTTCGATGCTTTCGTGGAAGGTGCTGCAGTCTGCCGGAGAATAGTCGAAGCGGGACTTTGCCTTGAAAATGTAATCGAGGTAATCTTCGTATCCCGAGTTCTTGGCAATTTGGATGCGGAGCTTGAAGAGCTTGTCGAAGGCTTCATCCAAGCGTTCCTTGTCTTGGAGACGACGGCGGGCGATTTTTTTCCATGCGTCTTCACGGACAACGCGGTCCGTGGAAGTGAGGAACGTTGCCATCTGCTGGAGCGTTTTGGTTTCACCGTTGTGTTCGACGCTCATCGTGCTCGTGATCTTTTGGTAGTCCTGGATCGCGGTCGTTTCTTTTGTCGAAAGAGGAATGTTCTCTTTGCGGAAAAGTTCGAGGCTCGTGCGCACATCACGCAGGTACACGCCGAATTCGTGTTCGAGTTCTGGGACGCTTGGATGTTCGATCAGTTTGTGTTCGAGTTTGTTGTTGTAATCTTCACAGATCGGGTCGATGTTTTCGACAAAGTCCATGTAGGCTTTGGCGATGGCTTCGTCTTGCGTATGGGACGTCATGTCCACATAGCGACGGCAGCTGACTTCGGAAAGAACCGTGGTGAGTTCGTTCCACTTGAGAAGCCAGGCGCGAAGCGCTTCTGCATTTTCCGGGATCTTTTCGATCAGAAGCTTTTCGTAATATTCGGTAACTTGCTTGGTATTATCTGCCTTAAAATCAGCAGGAACAAAGGATCTTTTCATCATGCTTCCAAATTAGATAATTCTTGTAAGAGCCAGGCTTCGTCGTGGATAGGGATGCCGAGTTCCTGCGCTTTGGTGAGCTTGGAGCCCGCTTCTTCGCCGGCGAGCACCCAGGTTGTTTTTTTGCTGACCGAGCCGGAGACCTTTCCGCCATTGTCTTCGATCATTTTGCGGGCGGTGCTCCGGTCGAGAGTTGGAAGCGTTCCCGTGAGAACGGCGGTTTGACCGGCGAAATGGTCCTTGACTTCGCCTTTGAATTCTGTGGGAAGTCCAAGGGAGACAAGGGCGTCGATTTCCGCTTTAAAATTCGGGTCGCGGAAAAAGTCATAAACGCTTTGAGCGATGCGGGCGCCGATGTCCGGAATGTCGGTGAGCTCTTCGAGGGTTGCTGCTTCGAGCTTTTCGAGGGTGCGGAAGCGGCGGGCGAAAATGCGAGCCTTGGTGCGACCTACAAAGCGGATTCCGATGCCAAAGAGGAAGTTTTCAAGGCTTAGGGATTTGCTCTTTTGGATAGCGTCGATTACATTCTGTGCGCTCTTTTCACCGACGCGTTCAAGGCTGACAAGGTCCTCTTTTTGAAGTCTGTAAAGATCGGAAATCTGGGAAATCTTTTTCGCTTCGATGAGTTCTGCGATGAGGGCTGGTCCGAGATTTTCGATATTCATCGCTTCGCGGGAAACGAAGTGTTCAAAAAGACATTGTTTAGTCGCGGGACAGTGCAGATTTTCACAGTGCAAATCTACAAGGCCTTCTTTCTTTGCAATGGGCATTCCGCAGACCGGGCAGCACTCGGGCGGCTCGATCGGACTAGTGCCTTCAGGGCGTTTGGAAAGATCCACTTCAATGATTTTCGGAATGATATCGCCGCCCTTTTCAACGCCGACGGTATCGCCGACACGGATGCCCAAACGTTCGACTTCATCAAAGTTGTGGAGAGTCGCACGTTTGACCGTTGTACCGGCGAGCCAAACCGGGTCAAAGTTTGCGACCGGCGTGATGCGTCCCGTGCGACCGACCTGGAAATCAATTGAACGGACAGGCGTGTAAGCGCGTTCCGCTTTGAATTTGTAAGCGAGCGCCCAACGCGGACTTTTGGCGGTGGAACCGAGTTCCTGCTGCAGATCGAGGTCGTTCAGTTTAATGACCATGCCGTCGATCGGGTAGGCGAGAGAATCTCTGCCGGCGAGAATCTGGTCTGAAATCTGCATGATTTCTTCGACGCTGTGAGCGATCCAAAAATCGTTCGTGTGGAAGCCGTAGTATTCGAGAAGCTTTAAATTGTCGGAGTGCTTTTTGTTGCCGACGCTTTCGGGAATGTGGTAAGCGATAAAGCGGAGCTTGCGCTTGGCGCATTCCTTGGGGTCTTTGAGCTTGAGGGTTCCTGATGCGGTGTTGCGCGGGTTTTGGAAGCCTTTCTGACCGCGGGATTCGAGTTCGTCGTTCAAAAATTCGAAAGTCTTGAATTCCATGTAGACTTCGCCGCGGACTTCCAAGTCTCCATCGGGCGCGCCTAAGAGCTTATGCGGTACATCTTCAATGGTTTTGACGTTTGCGGTCACGTCATCGCCGATAGCACCGTTTCCACGGGTCGCTGCGCGGACAAGAATGCCGTTTCGATAGGTCAGTGCCATGCTGATGCCATCGATTTTTCGTTCACACACCCATTCCTTTGCGCTCGGAACACGGTCCATCGCCTGGCGGACGAAGTCTGCGACTTCTTCCTTGCTGTAGGCGTTCGAAATCGAGAGCATGGGAATTGCATGGGTGACTTTGGCGAAGTCGTTTAGAAGGTCGCTGCCGACTTTGCTTGTGAGCGAATCCGGATTTTTCCATTCCGGGTGGGCAATTTCCAAAGCTTCGAGCTCTTTGATGCCCAAGTCGAAGTCCTGGTCGCTCATCGGGGAGTAACCGTTTTTGTAATAGGCGTCGCTCGCTTCTTTTAATTGTTTTTGAAGTTCACGATACCGGGAAAAATCTGCGGAATTTTCTTGTGCCATGCTCAAAAAATAACATTTCGAGATTTCCTTTTCTATTTTATGCAAGATGAATTTCCGTAAAAACATTTTGCTTTCTTTTAGGATTTTGGCTGTTGCCGTTCTCGTTCCTGCTTGGGCAGCTAAACCGGTGGAATTTGCCTCTTCGAAAGCTTTTTCGTCGGAGGCGCTGTTTGGAAAACTCGACTCCATTGGAAAAGGCGCGACCTGGATGGAATGGGATACGGACGGAATTCTCGACCCCGAAATTCAGGCCTTGGTGGCCGACAAGAAGGGAAATATCCGTGCCGATGTGGAACACGGCTGGTACCTGAACGTTCCGGGCAATTCCAAATTCGCTGTGCTCCGCAAAAAAAGCGAAGGCGAATCTCTGACGTTCTACGACGTGGCAAAGTTCACCACGAAAAAGGTTCCGCTCGAAATCTCCGAACCGCTTGACCCGAAGAAGGTATTCCGCGATTACCGCGAAACGATCCGCGGGCATTTCGTCCACCTGGACGATACGAATTTACAGGTGACCGTCCGCGACAACGAAATTCAATTTTCGTACTTGAAACCCGACAACCAGGCGCTGTCGACGGTCTATAATTTTACAAGTCTTCCGGAACATCAGAAGCAGGCGGAAATCCAGAGTCGCCGCGCTTTTTACGCCTACGAATATTCCCTGATGATTCAAGCGTTTATCGCGAGCACTCGTGGACTTTTCAACTGGCAGATTTGGCATTGGTACAACTCGGATTGGACGGAACAGTCTCAAATTTCGGACAGGGAAATCGCTTCGATTCTCGCTTCGCCGGATCAGGGAAAATTTGTCCGAATCTTCTTTGATAAACTCGCGGACGGCGATACGGTTGAAATGCTCTCGAACGCCCATGGCTCCTTTATTCTTACCATTCGCCGGCGTTAAAAATGACTCCTTTTTTGGAAAAGGCTTTGGCGGTTTTTGAATCGGGAAAACTTTTCGATGTCGAATATCGCATTCAGAATTTGAAAGCGCTTTACGCTTGGATTCAAGAACAGGAATCGGAAATAGAAAAAGCTCTTTTTGCTGATCTTGCAAAGTCGAATCACGAAGCGTTCATGACGGAAATAGGGATAGCCCTTTCGGAAATTTCCTATGTGAAAAAACATTTGAAAAAGTGGGCTCGCCAACAGCCTGTGAAAACGCCGCTTTCGCTTTTTCCGGCGAAGAGTTACAAGCTTTATAGGCCTTACGGTCCGGTGCTCATTCTTTCGCCGTGGAATTATCCATTTTTACTCGCTGTGGAACCTTTGATATCGGCGATTTCGGCAGGGAATTCGGCGGTCGTAAAACCTTCTTTTAAAACGCCTCATGTGTCGAATTTGCTTTTGAAGCTTGCGGAAGAAGTGTTTCCGAATGGGGATGTGCAAGTTGCTTTGGGAAATCACGCGCTAGCCGATACGCTTTTGTCGGAACCTTTCCGGTTGATTTTCTTTACGGGAAGTCCAAATGTGGGACGCCACGTGATGGAACTCGCTTCTCGGAATTTGACTCCGGTCGTGTTGGAACTGGGTGGCAAAAGTCCTTGCGTTGTCGATGAATCGGCAAATCTTGAACTCGCCGCTCAAAGAATTACTTTTGGAAAACTCACGAATGCAGGGCAAACCTGCATTGCACCGGATTTTCTTTATGTGCAAAAATCGATGAAGCAAAAGTTGGAAGCTCTGCTCGTGAAAGCCTTCAAAGCGTTTGCCCCGCAAGGCGCGAACACGGAAACGCTTGCCAATATAATCGACTTTCCGCATTTACAGCGTTTGCAAAATTTAGTGCAGAATGAAAAGGTGCTCCTCGGCGGAAAAGCTTCCGGTAAAAAGTTTGCCCCGACCCTTCTTTCGGATGTCGCCTGGGATTCTCCGGTGATGCAACAGGAAATTTTTGGTCCGATACTCCCGATCCTTTCATTTGAATCCGAAGCGGAAATGCTTGCGAAACTCCAAACGCTTCCGCATCCGCT
Coding sequences within it:
- a CDS encoding M3 family oligoendopeptidase encodes the protein MMKRSFVPADFKADNTKQVTEYYEKLLIEKIPENAEALRAWLLKWNELTTVLSEVSCRRYVDMTSHTQDEAIAKAYMDFVENIDPICEDYNNKLEHKLIEHPSVPELEHEFGVYLRDVRTSLELFRKENIPLSTKETTAIQDYQKITSTMSVEHNGETKTLQQMATFLTSTDRVVREDAWKKIARRRLQDKERLDEAFDKLFKLRIQIAKNSGYEDYLDYIFKAKSRFDYSPADCSTFHESIEKIILPYLKDIYKSKAQKMNLQKLRPWDTKVDALSRPPLKPFKTGAELIEKVGQIFDKLSPKTSAWFRTMQREHLIDPDCRMGKAPGGYQIGFEESERPFIFMNAAGTDGDIYTLLHESGHSFQQFGVSSLPLTAYHNVPSEFAEVSSMSMELIGSTDLSPFYPNPEDANRSRADELEEIIWLFPWVASIDSFQHLMYSHPNHTAADRKEMWLSVMDRYEAGVDYTGLDDERAYLWQKQLHIFEVPFYYIEYGIAQLGALQVWENFKKNPQKGLEDLFAAEALGASRPLPELFAKANIRFDFSAATIEPLIRDLSDELHRLEH
- a CDS encoding DUF6055 domain-containing protein, with product MKKVLISTAMVVLGFGSAFSQTWSPVCEAKGHTLIASSDHFEICKKATFDDGTANNVSVSLSDAETALKTLEYIFSVYHDSLKWMLPQPSSANLKCKSVAYIFENSKMGALYGGSNSEACLNGECSPGLWLGNGALSDTWGLAHEYAHGMQGVAGWMGNNSHTGWIAESHANWMAHQVYPTDAHYCSEALINFPYLYYGSTRDRYCNWQFMEHLKEEFGGGYAGAMEFNRIWMESVGDDGTEARMLQTPFTAMMMVYGWSLDSLNKQFGKFAMKNATLEYAPAKKALYQKTWGDYEFETRRATGWGDIYRRHPRVTMMNRLDSANNRYISPSYWAPQRLGYNLVRIYPDSTGKVTVKFRGIVQHEKVVSGYTCFGDNTDYYDKVYHWCNYSPDTIPEAASQWAFGLVAEGSDGSPRYSEMKLDTAGNISIEVQNSDKALWLSVTAAPSKMHTILWDQFYYSIYRYPYMIEVENGKPEGFQENAWVPSSTANYSRHSNGGGWVSNSASVASTVYVGPNAVVNGGNISGNVRIEDFAVVNGGTISGSAVLRGRALVTGGTISDNVILEDDAWLISGKISENAKVGALSMIVNSTIGGSAEIYGVMWAVADKTVNGTAQLRGDLENNFTSTISKGVFYGVVDDGMLTLDNYGANRTEAVPEVTASIENAAWYEIEDDKTSVKDRTPVAEKLSAVKIGETLVVKLPTGSKMLYVTDFRGKVLKSQKVDSRSVNVEIRDFAKGNYILMVKSSEGLHNVRFTR
- the ligA gene encoding NAD-dependent DNA ligase LigA, whose amino-acid sequence is MAQENSADFSRYRELQKQLKEASDAYYKNGYSPMSDQDFDLGIKELEALEIAHPEWKNPDSLTSKVGSDLLNDFAKVTHAIPMLSISNAYSKEEVADFVRQAMDRVPSAKEWVCERKIDGISMALTYRNGILVRAATRGNGAIGDDVTANVKTIEDVPHKLLGAPDGDLEVRGEVYMEFKTFEFLNDELESRGQKGFQNPRNTASGTLKLKDPKECAKRKLRFIAYHIPESVGNKKHSDNLKLLEYYGFHTNDFWIAHSVEEIMQISDQILAGRDSLAYPIDGMVIKLNDLDLQQELGSTAKSPRWALAYKFKAERAYTPVRSIDFQVGRTGRITPVANFDPVWLAGTTVKRATLHNFDEVERLGIRVGDTVGVEKGGDIIPKIIEVDLSKRPEGTSPIEPPECCPVCGMPIAKKEGLVDLHCENLHCPATKQCLFEHFVSREAMNIENLGPALIAELIEAKKISQISDLYRLQKEDLVSLERVGEKSAQNVIDAIQKSKSLSLENFLFGIGIRFVGRTKARIFARRFRTLEKLEAATLEELTDIPDIGARIAQSVYDFFRDPNFKAEIDALVSLGLPTEFKGEVKDHFAGQTAVLTGTLPTLDRSTARKMIEDNGGKVSGSVSKKTTWVLAGEEAGSKLTKAQELGIPIHDEAWLLQELSNLEA
- a CDS encoding bifunctional indole-3-glycerol phosphate synthase/phosphoribosylanthranilate isomerase, with the protein product MSRDILAEIVAKRKADIERLGICFGFERPKRTRPLHPFIAKPGTILEVKRSSPSKGNIAMGLDPVETARKYAEAGTSAISVLTEGNYFNGSLADILKVAAAAPNCAILRKDFLLSPEEIDVAYDFGADAVLLIARILDDSTLCAMANRARELGMTPFVEVRTEDDLRKLKLVQKDGECVAGVNARDLRNFHIDPLIPAAFRKELGPRAVFESGVKEPSDAAFARRLGFEGILIGEAAAKSPDSAKNLVSAFLGAEPNGYGKFWKAYAEKREEIRKNFPGKPLAKICGITNVEDALLAAELGANMLGFMFYSKSPRNTNEADTRKIVQSLKEKFKGQAPLCVGVVADHGTAEEKTAIALASEGVLDAVQFHGVAIPAEAESANIGYYSTVRLQSMSEVEALIAASKHSLPRTLIDAYVPDVVGGTGKRIDDALVDAVRAQEALWMAGGISPENIAEIVKRFEPELVDLSTSLEATHGKKDADKLRAFFKAIR
- a CDS encoding aldehyde dehydrogenase family protein encodes the protein MTPFLEKALAVFESGKLFDVEYRIQNLKALYAWIQEQESEIEKALFADLAKSNHEAFMTEIGIALSEISYVKKHLKKWARQQPVKTPLSLFPAKSYKLYRPYGPVLILSPWNYPFLLAVEPLISAISAGNSAVVKPSFKTPHVSNLLLKLAEEVFPNGDVQVALGNHALADTLLSEPFRLIFFTGSPNVGRHVMELASRNLTPVVLELGGKSPCVVDESANLELAAQRITFGKLTNAGQTCIAPDFLYVQKSMKQKLEALLVKAFKAFAPQGANTETLANIIDFPHLQRLQNLVQNEKVLLGGKASGKKFAPTLLSDVAWDSPVMQQEIFGPILPILSFESEAEMLAKLQTLPHPLAFYVFTSNKKRVQNIQRELHFGGMCVNDTLMQIGSPELPFGGVGNSGMGRYHGEAGFKTFSHEESVLERGTWLDLDFRYPPFTDAKKKLVHFFLK